The segment TCCAGATCCGCTGCACCGCTCATAGTTGATAATGTTCCATAAACACTTGCGTCTGCTACACAACAAGATAGACCAAAACGAGCCACGACAAACTGGTTCTCTGAGAAGTCGGCTTCACGATACACAAACCCTACCATCTCAATCTTTTTACCGACAAACTCATTGATGCTCATATCAATTATGTTCATCATCGGAATATATCTGTCCTCATCGACGACAATCGTATCCATCTCAAGCATTTCAGCCTTCAATTCCTCATAATAACCCTCAGGTGGTTCTTGCAGTTCAAAGCCATCCGGGTGCTCCAAAGGTGCATCCGCTAACTGCTCATCAATGGAAGGTTGATTCTCTTGATCTTCCATATACCCTTCTGGATCATCCAAATATGCTTCCGCCCTGGAGGTATCTGATTCTGAAGTATCCCCCTCTTCACCAGAACCACCTGCCGGCCCATCAAATGCCCCTGCCTGTTGTCGTTGCTCCACAATCTGCTTGGAATTCGTAAACCCCCGCTTATCAATGATGGAACTATCCAGAATGTTATCAGGAAACATAAAACCTGTCACAACAGGCAACACGAACATGGAATAGATCAAAATGGATTGAATCGGGGTGGAAGATTCCCCATGGTCAAATCCACAATTACACACCAATTCATCTTTATTTTTCGAGCCGCTCCGCCATATCTGCACAATACCCAGTATAAACAACGTCCCCGCTGCAAAATACATGAACGGCATCATTCGGGGAGCGATGAAATTCGTAATATCACCTGTCACCAAAAGCTTAAAAAACAAGAGAGTAAATCCTAATAGAATGATTCCACGTAAATAAATATGGAACCCATAGTCTCGATTATTTTCCATATGTCGTCATCCTCTCCTTACAGCACCAGCTGTTGGAAAATAAGTATGCTCGCAAATACCACAACAGTCACAACAGCCATAAACACTAGTACGAATTTTGTACGGAAGTAGGCAAATAACATAAAAGTATTTTTCAAATCCAACATCGGACCATAAATCATGAACGCAAGTAACGATCCGGTGGTAAAGGTTGTCCCGAACGAAGCAGCAACAAAAGCATCAGCCTCTGAACAAAGTGACAACACATAGGCAAATGCCATCATCACAGCCGGAGACAATACATCGTTCTGCCCTAATGCAAGCAAGATACTGCGATCAAGAAATGTCTGGAATAAACTCGCAATGAACGCACCAGCAATCAAGTATTTACCCATATCAAAAAACTCATCGCTTGCATGATAGAACGTCGCCTTCCATTTGTT is part of the Sutcliffiella sp. FSL R7-0096 genome and harbors:
- a CDS encoding TIGR03943 family protein, yielding MENNRDYGFHIYLRGIILLGFTLLFFKLLVTGDITNFIAPRMMPFMYFAAGTLFILGIVQIWRSGSKNKDELVCNCGFDHGESSTPIQSILIYSMFVLPVVTGFMFPDNILDSSIIDKRGFTNSKQIVEQRQQAGAFDGPAGGSGEEGDTSESDTSRAEAYLDDPEGYMEDQENQPSIDEQLADAPLEHPDGFELQEPPEGYYEELKAEMLEMDTIVVDEDRYIPMMNIIDMSINEFVGKKIEMVGFVYREADFSENQFVVARFGLSCCVADASVYGTLSTMSGAADLENDDWVKVSGTLTTTQYNNWTLPYVEVDTLEKVEQPDSPYIYEYY